Proteins encoded within one genomic window of Anopheles gambiae chromosome 3, idAnoGambNW_F1_1, whole genome shotgun sequence:
- the LOC1271142 gene encoding fasciclin-3 isoform X1, giving the protein MRNNYHRLSLLVALCSCYSLLAPVRSQQIETIPSSPSYHTLYERNLDLLCRAGKPIDQCNVRLPGPSTDTLDVTANVLPGGVKRIGDFSRGECGVRLATFTNERIGKFVCIVTIDGQQFESAIELRKRVPPRPTELKIAKATALIDGGLRANQLLKARCISRNGLPVANLTWLLDGKPIDESALKPAQITAEEQQDGTSLETIQQEVHMYVTPAENGQTLECVTNHPAFKPELRNSFLLNIKFPPEEIPHIHIDELPASGSATINITIHANPKPFTRWTVNGRHIKEGESADIYQAYIPRPTSAKGEYRVLLKNNDCSMERPSLFTLEATNALGTQTYVIKAVRVDANEVEPGRNDDYYTDDSNGSTFWLISVWTFFCSVIATRLL; this is encoded by the exons ATGCGAAACAATTACCATCGCCTTAGCCTTCTGGTGGCCCTCTGCTCGTGTTACA GTCTGCTAGCGCCAGTGCGGTCACAGCAAATCGAAACCATCCCATCGTCACCCTCGTACCACACGCTGTACGAACGCAACCTGGACCTGCTGTGCCGGGCCGGCAAACCGATCGACCAGTGCAACGTTCGGCTACCCGGACCGTCCACCGATACGTTGGACGTCACCGCTAACGTCCTACCGGGCGGCGTCAAGCGCATTGGGGACTTTTCGCGCGGCGAATGTGGCGTCCGGCTGGCCACGTTCACGAAcgaacggatcggcaagttcGTCTGCATCGTCACGATCGATGGCCAGCAGTTTGAGTCGGCGATCGAGCTGCGGAAGCGTGTACCGCCCCGCCCAACCGAGCTGAAGATCGCCAAAGCAACTGCCCTGATCGATGGGGGCTTGCGGGCGAACCAGCTGCTGAAGGCGCGCTGCATCTCCCGTAACGGGCTGCCCGTCGCCAACCTGACCTGGCTGCTGGACGGCAAACCGATCGATGAGAGCGCGCTGAAACCGGCCCAAATTACTGCCGAGGAGCAGCAGGATGGCACCAGCTTGGAGACGATCCAGCAGGAGGTGCATATGTACGTGACGCCGGCCGAGAACGGCCAGACGCTCGAGTGTGTTACGAATCATCCCGCGTTCAAACCCGAACTGCGTAACTCGTTCCTGCTGAACATAAAGT TTCCACCGGAAGAGATACCGCACATCCACATCGACGAGCTGCCGGCAAGCGGAAGCGCTACGATCAACATTACGATCCACGCCAACCCCAAACCCTTTACCCGGTGGACGGTGAACGGCCGGCACATCAAGGAGGGCGAATCGGCCGACATCTACCAGGCGTACATTCCCCGCCCGACTTCG GCCAAGGGCGAGTACAGGGTGCTGCTGAAAAACAACGACTGCTCGATGGAGCGCCCGTCGCTGTTTACGCTGGAAGCGACCAACGCGCTCGGCACGCAGACGTACGTCATCAAGGCGGTGCGGGTGGACGCGAACGAGGTGGAACCGGGTCGGAACGATGACTACTACACCGATGACAGCAACGGATCCACCTTCTGGCTGATAAGCGTCTGGACCTTCTTCTGCTCTGTGATAGCTACACGTCTGTTGTGA
- the LOC1271142 gene encoding fasciclin-3 isoform X2: protein MRNNYHRLSLLVALCSCYSLLAPVRSQQIETIPSSPSYHTLYERNLDLLCRAGKPIDQCNVRLPGPSTDTLDVTANVLPGGVKRIGDFSRGECGVRLATFTNERIGKFVCIVTIDGQQFESAIELRKRVPPRPTELKIAKATALIDGGLRANQLLKARCISRNGLPVANLTWLLDGKPIDESALKPAQITAEEQQDGTSLETIQQEVHMYVTPAENGQTLECVTNHPAFKPELRNSFLLNIKFPPEEIPHIHIDELPASGSATINITIHANPKPFTRWTVNGRHIKEGESADIYQAYIPRPTSAKGEYRVLLKNNDCSMERPSLFTLEATNALGTQTYVIKAVRVDANEVEPGRNDDYYTDDSNGSTFWLISVWTFFCSVIATQ from the exons ATGCGAAACAATTACCATCGCCTTAGCCTTCTGGTGGCCCTCTGCTCGTGTTACA GTCTGCTAGCGCCAGTGCGGTCACAGCAAATCGAAACCATCCCATCGTCACCCTCGTACCACACGCTGTACGAACGCAACCTGGACCTGCTGTGCCGGGCCGGCAAACCGATCGACCAGTGCAACGTTCGGCTACCCGGACCGTCCACCGATACGTTGGACGTCACCGCTAACGTCCTACCGGGCGGCGTCAAGCGCATTGGGGACTTTTCGCGCGGCGAATGTGGCGTCCGGCTGGCCACGTTCACGAAcgaacggatcggcaagttcGTCTGCATCGTCACGATCGATGGCCAGCAGTTTGAGTCGGCGATCGAGCTGCGGAAGCGTGTACCGCCCCGCCCAACCGAGCTGAAGATCGCCAAAGCAACTGCCCTGATCGATGGGGGCTTGCGGGCGAACCAGCTGCTGAAGGCGCGCTGCATCTCCCGTAACGGGCTGCCCGTCGCCAACCTGACCTGGCTGCTGGACGGCAAACCGATCGATGAGAGCGCGCTGAAACCGGCCCAAATTACTGCCGAGGAGCAGCAGGATGGCACCAGCTTGGAGACGATCCAGCAGGAGGTGCATATGTACGTGACGCCGGCCGAGAACGGCCAGACGCTCGAGTGTGTTACGAATCATCCCGCGTTCAAACCCGAACTGCGTAACTCGTTCCTGCTGAACATAAAGT TTCCACCGGAAGAGATACCGCACATCCACATCGACGAGCTGCCGGCAAGCGGAAGCGCTACGATCAACATTACGATCCACGCCAACCCCAAACCCTTTACCCGGTGGACGGTGAACGGCCGGCACATCAAGGAGGGCGAATCGGCCGACATCTACCAGGCGTACATTCCCCGCCCGACTTCG GCCAAGGGCGAGTACAGGGTGCTGCTGAAAAACAACGACTGCTCGATGGAGCGCCCGTCGCTGTTTACGCTGGAAGCGACCAACGCGCTCGGCACGCAGACGTACGTCATCAAGGCGGTGCGGGTGGACGCGAACGAGGTGGAACCGGGTCGGAACGATGACTACTACACCGATGACAGCAACGGATCCACCTTCTGGCTGATAAGCGTCTGGACCTTCTTCTGCTCTGTGATAGCTACAC aATAA